The DNA region CGCCGCCTTCCACTCGCTGGTCGGTCTGGCCGCCGTCTTCGTGGCGCTCGCCGCCTTCTACTCGCCGGAGGCCTACGGCATCGGCCTGCCCGGCGCCATCGCCAAGGGCTCGCTGGTCGAGATGGCGCTGGGCACGGCGGTCGGCGCCATCACCTTCACCGGCTCCATCGTCGCCTTCGCCAAGCTCCAGGGCCTGGTCACCGGCAAGCCGCTGGTCTTCCCGATGCAGCATCCGCTCAACGCGGCGCTCGGCGTGCTGACCATCCTCCTGATCATCTGGCTGGTGCAGTCCAACTCGACCGCCGCCATGTGGCTGATCGTCCTGGTGGCGCTGGCGCTCGGCTTCCTGCTGATCCTGCCGATCGGCGGCGCCGACATGCCGGTCGTCATCTCGATGCTGAACAGCTATTCGGGCTGGGCGGCCTGCGGCATCGGCTTCACGTTGCAGAATAATCTGCTGATCATCACCGGCGCGCTGGTCGGGTCCTCGGGTGCGATCCTGTCCTACATCATGTGCAAGGGCATGAACCGCTCGATCTTCAACGTCATCCTCGGCGGCTTCGGTGGCGAGGCCGCCGCCGCCGGCGGTCCGGCCAAGGGGCCGCAGGGCTCGGTCAAGGCCGGCTCGGCCGAGGATGCCGCCTACATCATGAAGAACGCCCAGTCGGTGATCATCGTCCCCGGTTACGGCATGGCGGTGGCCCAGGCCCAGCACGCCCTGCGCGAGATGGCCGATGTGCTCAAGCATGAGGGTGTGGACGTGAAATACGCCATCCATCCGGTGGCGGGCCGCATGCCCGGTCACATGAACGTGCTGCTGGCCGAAGCCAACGTGCCTTACGACGAGGTGTTCGAACTGGAGGACATCAACCGCGACTTCGGCACGGCGGATGTGGCCTTCGTCATCGGCGCCAACGACGTGACCAACCCGGCGGCCAAGACCGATCCGGCCAGCCCGATCTATGGCATGCCGATCCTCGACGTGGAGAAGGCCAAGACGGTGTTCTTCATCAAGCGCGGCATGGCCGCCGGCTATGCCGGCGTCGAGAACGAGCTGTTCTTCCGTCCCAACACCATGATGCTGTTCGGCGACGCCAAGAAGGTCACCGAAGAGGTCGTCAAGGCGATGGAAGCGTAACGCAAAGCCATCTCTGGCTTTCCATCTGCGGTTTTCCATCTGTGGTTGACCGGATCGGGCGCGGGGGCCAAGCTCCCCGCGCTCGTTTCTTTTGGGCCGGACCGACGAGAGAGGATGCGCAAGCATGGCCGCCTACATCATCGCCGACGTGCGGGTGACCGACCCGGTCGCCTATGAGGTCTACAAGTCGCTGACCCCCGATGCTGTCGCCAGCAATGGCGGACGCTTTCTCAGCCGGGGTGGCGAGACGGCGGCGCTGGAGGGCGACTGGCAGCCCAACCGCATCGTCATCCTCGAATTCCCGGACATGGCCACCGCCAAGGCCTTCTACGACAGCCCTCAGTATCGCAAGGCGCGCGAGGCCCGGCGCGATGCGGCCGATTTCAAGATGATCGTGGTCGAGGGGCTGTAACGGTGCACTGGCGTTCGGCCCGGTCATCGATCACGGGCGCTGTTACCAACCGTTACACAGCGGCGTCCGCGGGACACACAGGCGCAACACGGGGCCGTTACCTCTGATCGTCACCGAGAGGGGCGGCTTCATCCCGCTCCTTACCGCCAAAAGACGGAAGACCGGCCATGAATGACGACGATCTCTCCGATCCGTTCGATTCGCAGCTTGCGTTGTGGACTCGCATCGCGGTGGCGATCCTGATGGTGGGCGTTTCGCTGTGCGGCGTTTCGCTCTACCTGCTTGCGGAGGTCTGAGGATGCACCGGCGGCCGCCGTTTTCCGCGACCCCAGCCATTAATAACTATATTATATTGTTAAATATTGAAATCACTTTCCCTGTTATGTGAAAATCTCTCTTCTCCATTCGCGCAACCGTGCTAAATAGCGTCGGAACCCCAGTCGAGGATGATCCGATGCTCCGCCTGACCCGTCGCTCCACCCTTGCCGCCCTGGTCGCCCTTGTGTCGGCCGCCGCTTCGACGATGACCGTCATGCCCGGCGCCGCGCAGGCCGCCGATCCGGTGAAGCTGGAGATCGGTTACATTCCGATCCTGGCGGCGTCGCCGCTGTTCATCATCGACGGGCAGGGCTGGGCCAAGGACGCCGGCATCACGCTGAAGCTGACCCGCTTCGAGTCCGGCCCGCACGCCATCCAGGCGATGGCCGCCGGCCAGATCGACCTGCTCTATGCCGGCGTCGCTCCGGTTCTGGTCGCCCGCACCAAGGGCGTCGACATCTCGGTCATCGCCAATTCGGCGGTCGAGGAGATGGTGGTGGCGGCGCGTGGTCCCTTCGCCAAGGCGGTGGGCACCACCCCGACCGCGGAGTCCTTCAGGAAATTCGCCGCCGATACCGGCCGCAAGGCCAAGATCGGCACCCAGCCGCCGGGCTCCGTCCCCGACACGGTGCTGAAGCACTGGCTGTTCAAGGTGGTGAAGGTCGATCCCGCCGACGTCGAGCTGGTGCCGATGGGGATCGAGAAGACGCAGCAGGCCCTGCTGGCCGGCGCGCTCGACGCCGCCACCATCCGCGAGCCGACGGTGACCGTCACCCAGCAGATGGACCCGAACGTCGCCCTGCTCGCCACCGGCGCCCAGATGTTCCCCGACCAGCCCGGCACCGTCGTCGCCGCCCGCGCCGAGGTGCTGAAGAAGAATCCCGAGGCCATCAAGGCGCTGGTCAAGGCCCATATCCGCGCGGTCGAGCTGATCGCCCAGGATCCGGCCGGCTCGGCCAAGATCGTGAACAATTATCTGGGAAAGGGCCTGATGGAGCCGGCGACCCTGGAGGCCGCCTTCAAGGGGCCGGGGTCGAAGTTCGTCGCCGATCCGCACAAGGTCGTCCCGGCGGTCGAGCGGATGATGGCCTACACCAAGGAGATCGGCTCGGCCAGCGAGACCGTTCCGGTGGCCGAGGCCTTCGATTTCAGCTTCTACGACGCCGCCGCCAAGTGACGCGGCCGGGCCCGGGGACATCGACAAGCCGATGAAGACCACTCACAAGATCGCCCTGTCGGCGCTGGGCGTCGTCGTCTTCCTGCTGGCGTGGGAGGCGGTGGCGCGCAGCGGCGTGGTGCCGGCCCGGCTGCTGCCGTCGCCGAGCGCCGTGCCCGCCGCCTTCTTTACCGAGTTCAACAGCGGCACCTGGCAAGCCATGGTGCTGGCCAGCCTGTCGCATTACCTGGTCGGGCTGTCGCTCGGCACCTTCCTCGGCGTGTCCTTCGGCACGGCGGCGGCGCTGTGGATCAAATGGGACGCCTTCCAGGCCTGGGTCGTGCGCATGCTGCGCCCGATCCCGGCCATCGCCTGGATCCCCTTCGCCATCATCTGGTTCGGCGTCAGCGAGGGGGCCGCGTCCTTCCTGATCGCGCTGACGGTGTTCTGGATCAACTATTACGCCAGCTACGCCGCCGTGCGCGGCGTCGACAAGGACCTGATCGAGCTGGGTTACGCCTTCGGCCAGGGTGGGCTGGTCCCGCGCCTGTTCAAGATCATCCTGCCGGGCGCCCTGCCGGGCATCCTGTCGGGCCTGCGCGCCGGGCTGGGACAGGGCTGGATGACGGTGGTCGCCGCCGAGCTGTTCGGCATCTCCGGCCTCGGCATGCGGATGATGGAGGCGTCCGGCCTGCTGGCGACGCACATCGTCGTGCTCTACATGGTCACCATCGCGCTGCTCTATGGCGTGTCGGATTTCCTGTTCATGCAAGTCCAGTCGCGGGTGCTGTCATGGCAGCGGTGAGCCTCTCCCAAACGTCGAACGGCTCGGTCATCGATCTGGAGGGCGTGTCGATCGGCTATGGCAGCGAGGCGCCGCCGGTCCTGGTCGACGTCACCCTGTCGATCGAGCGCGGCAGCTTCGTCGCCATCGTCGGCCCGTCCGGCGTCGGCAAGTCGACTTTGCTGCGCGTCGTCGCCGGCCTGCACGATGCCCGCAGCGGCGGCGTCACCATCCATCAGGACCAGCGCCCCGGCCATCGCCCGGTCGGGCTGGTGTTCCAGGATTCCCGCCTGCTGCCCTGGCGCCGGGTGATCCGCAACGTCGAGTTCGGGCTGGAGGGACTGCCGGTCGGCCGCGACGAGCGCCGCCGCCGGGCGGAGGCGGCGCTGAAGCTGGTCCGGCTCGACGGCTATGCCCGCCGCTGGCCCTATGAGCTGTCGGGGGGCCAGCGCCAGCGCATCGGCATCGCCCGCGCCATGGCGGTGGACCCGGACATCCTGCTGATGGACGAGCCCTTCGGCGCGCTCGACGCCATCACCCGCCACAATTTGCAGGACGAGCTTCGCCGCATCCACCAGGAGACCGGCAAGACCGTGCTGTTCGTCACCCATGACCTGGAGGAGGCGGTGCATCTGGCCGACCGCATCATCGTGCTGGGCGGCAGCCCGGCCCGCGTGGTGCGCGACGTGCCCAACAGCGCCGGCCGGGACGGGGCGGTGTTCCGCGATCAGGTGGAGCAGCTGCGGCTGGAGATCGCCGACAATTACAGCATCTGAGAGGTGGGGGTTTACCCCACCTCCACCATCAGGCTGGTCGGATAGCCGGCGTCCTTCATCCGGGCGATCAGCGTTTCGACATGGGTCTGGTTGCGGGTTTCGAGAACCACGTCGACCTCCGCCATCTTCACCGGCACATTGTGGAACAGGCGCTGGTGGTGGACCTCGACGATGTTGGCGCCGGCCTCGCCCAGCAGGCGGGTGACGCGGGCCAAGGCGCCGGGGGCATCGGTGATGCCGATGCGAAGGCGGACGATCCGCCCCTCATGGACCAGACCGCGCATCAGCACCTGGGCCATGATGCGGGAATCGATGTTTCCGCCCGACAGCAGGATGCCGACCTTGCGGCCGCGATAACGCTCCGGATCCTCCAGCACGGCGGCGAGCGAAGCGGCCCCGGCCCCCTCGGCCACCTGCTTCTGCACGGTGGCGAGGCGGTAGATCGCCTCCTCCAGCCGGGCCTCCCCCACCTCGACGACATCGTCGACAAGGTCGCGGATGATCGGCAGGGTCAGGGCGCCGGGCGCCTTCACCGCGATGCCTTCCGCCACCGTCGCGCCGCCGCAGGTGATCGGCCGCCCGGCCAGCGCCTGACGCACCGCCGGATAGAGGCTGCACTGTACCCCGATGATCTCCAGCTCCGGCCGCAGCACCTTGGCCGCCGTCGCCATGCCGGCGATCAGCCCGCCGCCGCCGATGGGAATCACCAGAAGGTCGAGATCGGGCACATCCTCCAGCAGCTCCAGCGCCGCGGTGCCCTGGCCGGCGGCGACCAGCGGGTCGTCATAGGGATGGACGAAGGTCAGCCCGTCGCGCGCCGCCAGATCATGGGCGAAGGCGGCGGCCTCGCTCAGCGTCTCGCCATGCAGTTCGACGGTGGCGCCGAGATTTTCCGTCCGCTCCACCTTGGTGAAGGGCGTGAAGGCCGGCATGACGATGGTCGAGCGGATGCCGAGCCGGGTGGCATGGCAGGCCACCGCCTGGGCGTGGTTTCCCGCCGACATGGCGATGACGCCGGCGCGCCGCTCCGCCTCGCCCAGCGACAGCAGCTTGTTCAGCGCGCCGCGCTCCTTGAAGGAACTGGTGGCGTGCAAATTCTCCAGCTTCACATGCAGCCGGCATCCCGCCATGTCCCCAAGGCGGGGCGCCGGAACCGTGGGCGTTCGGGGCAGATGCCCCGCGATGCGCGCCGCCGCGGCGCGCACGTCCTCCAGAGTTATGGTCATTTGGTATTCGTCCCGGTGTCGCGTGGTGTGAGTGTCAGCACCTCCGCCCCTGCCGAGACCAACCTGCCACGGTCACCGGCCAGACGCAACGAACCGCCGTCTCGCCACATCTCCACCAGATCGCCCCAATGGCGGGACCAGATGTTGCCGGACTGGCCGGTGGCGATGACGAAGCGGGAATTGTCCAGGTCGGCCAGATCATAGACGGCGCGGAATCCGGCGCCCTGGACATGGCGGAACGGGTTCTCCGGGTCGCGCAGCGTGGTCGATCCGCGGTTGACGGTGAAGAAGTCGCCGTCCGTTTCGACCGACAGGTCGGCCCTGCCGCCGATCAGCGGCAGGCGGCTCAACATTCGATGGACCAGCGCGACCTTGTGGTCGTCGCCCCAACGCCAGCTCTTCGGGTTGGAGCCGTGGCGCTCCGCCAGCATCTTGACCGCCGTTTCCAGCGATCGCCCGACCATGTCGGCGCAGCTTTCCTTCTGCGGCGTGGTGATGTCGTCGCACCAGTCCGGCCGCTCGTTCAGGACATGGCGCAGGGCGTCCGGCCGCAGCTCCCAATAGGAGGCGAAGTCGGGACCCAGCTCGTCGGCGAAAACGGCGCGCACCAGCTCGCGCAGCCACATGTCGAAGATCAGCGGTTCCGGCCGGTTGCGGTCCATCCGGCCGTCCCAGCCGCGCAGCAGCGCCGCCGCATCGCTGGCGAGGCCGGGCGGCGTCGGGTATTTCAGCAATTCCGGCAGGAAGTCGCGGGCGGGCAGGGAGACGATGTCCATCTGCTGGCGCGCGACATCCTCGACCGAATGGCGCCCGGTTCCCAGCATCTCGACGATGCGCTTGGCGCGGGACGGATCCGGCCATTCGGTGGCGAGGCGATAGGGATAGTCGCGCCCGACCACCGCGTTGTTGGCGTTGACGAACTGCCCGGACGGCGGGTTCACCGCCTGCGGCAGGGCGTAATAGGGCAGGAATCCGGTCCAGTCATACTCGCCGGTCCATCCCGGCGCCGGCACGCGCCCGTCCCCCTTGCGGCGGATCGGCACCCGGCCGGCACTGATGAAGCCGATCTCTCCCGTCCCGTCGGCATAGACGATGTTCTGCTGCGGGGCGACATGCAGGCGCAGCGCGTCGCGCACCTCCTCCGCCGAGCCGGCATGGTTCAGGCGATAGAGCGCCTCGGCGCTGGTGTCGTCATCCGACAGGCCGGGGAAGGAGAGCGCCAGCACCGGCGCGGCGGCGTTCCCATTGGTGTTACCGGCGGCGTTTCCGGCGGCCGGCGCGGCGTCGAGGTCGGAGATGACCGGGCCGTGCCGGGTGCCGCGCACCGTCAGCGTCTGCGAGGGCTCCCCGGCGACGGCGATGGTCTCGGCACGGGTCTCGAAGGGCTTGCTGCCGTCGGGGGTCTGGTAGCGGGTCGGGTCCCGCGGATCCGGCTTTTCGACGAACAGATCCTGGGTGTCGCTGTGGGTGGTGGTGAAGCCCCAGGCGACCTTGCCATTGTGCCCGAGGATGGTCAGCGGCACGCCCGGCACGGTGGCGCCGGTGACGGTGAAGCCGGGCGTCACGATGCGGGCGAGATACCAGAGGATCGGCGCCTCCAGCCCCAGATGCGGGTCGTTGGCGAGGATCGGCTTGCCGGTGGTGGTGCGTCCACCCGACAGGACCCATTCGTTGGACGCGGTGTCGAAGCCCATCTGCGGCAGGGCCGCCAGGGTACGGCGCACCGTATCCCGCAGATCCATGCTGCGCAGGTCGCTCGACAGCGTCGCCGGGGAGCCGGGGACGTCGGGCGGGAACAGGTCGTCGACCTGTTGCGGCGACAGCCGCTCCAGCAGGCGGGAGCGGAACAGTTCGTCACGGTAGTTGGCGGACAGTTGCAGCGCCATCAGCTTGGCCCAGACCAGGCTGTCGGCGATGGTCCAGGGTTCCGGCGTGTGGCGCAGCAGCTGGAATTCGATCGGCAACGCCTCCGAACGCGTGGCGAGATAGGCGTTGACGCCCTCGGCATAGGCGTCGAAGGCGGCGCGGGCCTCCGGCGACAGGGTGGCGGCCATCGCCTCGGCCGCGCGTCGGATGCCCAGCGTGCGCATCAGCCGGTCGGTGCGCAGGGCGAAGTCGCCGTATTTGGTGCCGATCAGCTCGGCCAGCCGGCCGGCGCCGGCC from Azospirillum sp. B510 includes:
- a CDS encoding NAD(P)(+) transhydrogenase (Re/Si-specific) subunit beta, whose amino-acid sequence is METVSALLYLVASVCFIMALRGLSSPETSRQGNIYGMVGMTIAILTTLASPIVQSYWMIVLGIAIGGAIGYVVAKKIEMTALPQLVAAFHSLVGLAAVFVALAAFYSPEAYGIGLPGAIAKGSLVEMALGTAVGAITFTGSIVAFAKLQGLVTGKPLVFPMQHPLNAALGVLTILLIIWLVQSNSTAAMWLIVLVALALGFLLILPIGGADMPVVISMLNSYSGWAACGIGFTLQNNLLIITGALVGSSGAILSYIMCKGMNRSIFNVILGGFGGEAAAAGGPAKGPQGSVKAGSAEDAAYIMKNAQSVIIVPGYGMAVAQAQHALREMADVLKHEGVDVKYAIHPVAGRMPGHMNVLLAEANVPYDEVFELEDINRDFGTADVAFVIGANDVTNPAAKTDPASPIYGMPILDVEKAKTVFFIKRGMAAGYAGVENELFFRPNTMMLFGDAKKVTEEVVKAMEA
- a CDS encoding ABC transporter ATP-binding protein, whose product is MAAVSLSQTSNGSVIDLEGVSIGYGSEAPPVLVDVTLSIERGSFVAIVGPSGVGKSTLLRVVAGLHDARSGGVTIHQDQRPGHRPVGLVFQDSRLLPWRRVIRNVEFGLEGLPVGRDERRRRAEAALKLVRLDGYARRWPYELSGGQRQRIGIARAMAVDPDILLMDEPFGALDAITRHNLQDELRRIHQETGKTVLFVTHDLEEAVHLADRIIVLGGSPARVVRDVPNSAGRDGAVFRDQVEQLRLEIADNYSI
- a CDS encoding ABC transporter permease, with amino-acid sequence MKTTHKIALSALGVVVFLLAWEAVARSGVVPARLLPSPSAVPAAFFTEFNSGTWQAMVLASLSHYLVGLSLGTFLGVSFGTAAALWIKWDAFQAWVVRMLRPIPAIAWIPFAIIWFGVSEGAASFLIALTVFWINYYASYAAVRGVDKDLIELGYAFGQGGLVPRLFKIILPGALPGILSGLRAGLGQGWMTVVAAELFGISGLGMRMMEASGLLATHIVVLYMVTIALLYGVSDFLFMQVQSRVLSWQR
- a CDS encoding threonine ammonia-lyase, producing MTITLEDVRAAAARIAGHLPRTPTVPAPRLGDMAGCRLHVKLENLHATSSFKERGALNKLLSLGEAERRAGVIAMSAGNHAQAVACHATRLGIRSTIVMPAFTPFTKVERTENLGATVELHGETLSEAAAFAHDLAARDGLTFVHPYDDPLVAAGQGTAALELLEDVPDLDLLVIPIGGGGLIAGMATAAKVLRPELEIIGVQCSLYPAVRQALAGRPITCGGATVAEGIAVKAPGALTLPIIRDLVDDVVEVGEARLEEAIYRLATVQKQVAEGAGAASLAAVLEDPERYRGRKVGILLSGGNIDSRIMAQVLMRGLVHEGRIVRLRIGITDAPGALARVTRLLGEAGANIVEVHHQRLFHNVPVKMAEVDVVLETRNQTHVETLIARMKDAGYPTSLMVEVG
- a CDS encoding DUF1330 domain-containing protein gives rise to the protein MAAYIIADVRVTDPVAYEVYKSLTPDAVASNGGRFLSRGGETAALEGDWQPNRIVILEFPDMATAKAFYDSPQYRKAREARRDAADFKMIVVEGL
- a CDS encoding penicillin acylase family protein, whose amino-acid sequence is MLRRSLIRAGETCAFHLRAALARALSRPLPPAPPSAAPPYPGHPGAAYPGAAYPQQQPQQPHPYPPPQVPPHASPPQGLLRSPGFRLPRLRPPRGRWGKVAAAAGALVLLPPVALFGAYLWMRAQQPQTSGSIAIPGGGAPAEVIRDKQGVVHIFAATERDAYRALGYAHAQDRLWQMETMRRAGAGRLAELIGTKYGDFALRTDRLMRTLGIRRAAEAMAATLSPEARAAFDAYAEGVNAYLATRSEALPIEFQLLRHTPEPWTIADSLVWAKLMALQLSANYRDELFRSRLLERLSPQQVDDLFPPDVPGSPATLSSDLRSMDLRDTVRRTLAALPQMGFDTASNEWVLSGGRTTTGKPILANDPHLGLEAPILWYLARIVTPGFTVTGATVPGVPLTILGHNGKVAWGFTTTHSDTQDLFVEKPDPRDPTRYQTPDGSKPFETRAETIAVAGEPSQTLTVRGTRHGPVISDLDAAPAAGNAAGNTNGNAAAPVLALSFPGLSDDDTSAEALYRLNHAGSAEEVRDALRLHVAPQQNIVYADGTGEIGFISAGRVPIRRKGDGRVPAPGWTGEYDWTGFLPYYALPQAVNPPSGQFVNANNAVVGRDYPYRLATEWPDPSRAKRIVEMLGTGRHSVEDVARQQMDIVSLPARDFLPELLKYPTPPGLASDAAALLRGWDGRMDRNRPEPLIFDMWLRELVRAVFADELGPDFASYWELRPDALRHVLNERPDWCDDITTPQKESCADMVGRSLETAVKMLAERHGSNPKSWRWGDDHKVALVHRMLSRLPLIGGRADLSVETDGDFFTVNRGSTTLRDPENPFRHVQGAGFRAVYDLADLDNSRFVIATGQSGNIWSRHWGDLVEMWRDGGSLRLAGDRGRLVSAGAEVLTLTPRDTGTNTK
- a CDS encoding ABC transporter substrate-binding protein, which produces MLRLTRRSTLAALVALVSAAASTMTVMPGAAQAADPVKLEIGYIPILAASPLFIIDGQGWAKDAGITLKLTRFESGPHAIQAMAAGQIDLLYAGVAPVLVARTKGVDISVIANSAVEEMVVAARGPFAKAVGTTPTAESFRKFAADTGRKAKIGTQPPGSVPDTVLKHWLFKVVKVDPADVELVPMGIEKTQQALLAGALDAATIREPTVTVTQQMDPNVALLATGAQMFPDQPGTVVAARAEVLKKNPEAIKALVKAHIRAVELIAQDPAGSAKIVNNYLGKGLMEPATLEAAFKGPGSKFVADPHKVVPAVERMMAYTKEIGSASETVPVAEAFDFSFYDAAAK